From Candidatus Dormiibacterota bacterium, a single genomic window includes:
- a CDS encoding MFS transporter yields MNSRASPARLALFWFGIQAVWGALLGISLQARSAQIAGAHALVFYGYLATSGALVAAGVQLLVGPLSDRRRRAGSRRIEFYVVGAALGSAMLIWFYRAQSPWSLLCSYAALQAGLNVAINPYQAAIPDLVERKNAGIASAWMAGLQSAGNAAGAVLATAIADGVVLASVLGALLIATCAATARTVRSWPRRIPPPYAAIRFSRAFALLFLSRASLFAGFYTLLGYLFFYTLAFVTHAREQARIVDGVLILAFTLVGAAGAALGGRPSDRFDRRNVATAGALCAVVALAIFVIGRSIVAAAAAILLGGLGWGVFLVADWAIACRIIPQASAAGGMAFWNLAVIAPQIVAPLAATALVQRLGGGLQTGVTAAFALAALEMLAGICLLRRLPPGLTRE; encoded by the coding sequence ATGAATAGTCGCGCAAGCCCGGCGCGCCTCGCCCTGTTTTGGTTCGGCATCCAAGCGGTCTGGGGGGCGTTGCTCGGCATCTCGCTTCAGGCGCGCTCCGCGCAGATTGCGGGGGCGCACGCTCTCGTCTTCTACGGCTATCTCGCCACGTCGGGAGCGCTCGTCGCAGCCGGCGTTCAACTCCTCGTTGGTCCGCTCAGCGATCGGCGGCGGCGGGCCGGGAGCCGACGCATCGAGTTCTACGTCGTCGGCGCTGCGCTGGGCTCGGCAATGCTGATATGGTTTTATCGCGCGCAGTCACCGTGGTCGCTGCTGTGCTCGTATGCGGCGCTGCAAGCCGGATTGAACGTCGCGATCAACCCCTATCAAGCGGCGATCCCCGATCTCGTGGAACGCAAGAACGCGGGGATCGCCTCCGCGTGGATGGCGGGGTTGCAGAGCGCGGGCAATGCGGCCGGAGCCGTGCTCGCGACCGCGATCGCTGACGGAGTCGTCCTCGCGAGCGTGCTCGGAGCGCTACTGATCGCCACCTGTGCCGCGACCGCTCGAACGGTGCGTTCCTGGCCGCGGCGTATCCCGCCGCCGTACGCCGCGATCCGTTTCTCGCGCGCGTTTGCGCTGCTCTTCCTCTCTCGCGCGTCGCTCTTCGCGGGGTTCTACACCTTGCTCGGCTATTTGTTCTTCTACACGCTTGCGTTCGTCACGCACGCGCGGGAGCAAGCGCGAATCGTCGACGGCGTTCTGATCCTCGCTTTCACGCTCGTCGGCGCCGCCGGAGCCGCGCTCGGAGGACGCCCGAGCGATCGCTTCGACCGGCGCAACGTTGCGACGGCCGGCGCGCTCTGTGCCGTCGTCGCGCTTGCGATCTTCGTCATTGGGCGCTCGATCGTCGCTGCCGCTGCAGCCATCCTGCTCGGCGGCCTCGGATGGGGCGTGTTTCTCGTAGCCGACTGGGCGATTGCCTGCCGCATCATCCCGCAAGCATCGGCAGCGGGCGGCATGGCATTCTGGAATCTCGCGGTGATCGCCCCCCAGATCGTCGCTCCGCTAGCGGCAACCGCTCTCGTCCAACGGCTGGGCGGTGGCCTGCAGACCGGCGTGACTGCCGCTTTTGCCCTGGCGGCACTGGAAATGCTCGCGGGTATCTGCTTGCTTCGACGTTTACCGCCTGGATTGACACGGGAATAA
- a CDS encoding DNA-directed RNA polymerase subunit alpha, whose product MTTLEAPVGANIEVRERRENYAKFIVEPLDRGFGITLGNALRRILLSSIPGAAVTYMKLNGVLHEFSTIPGMVEDTIALMLNLKGLPVKLNGDEPKVLTLNANGAKNVIAGDITPDADVEILEPSYHLATLTAKDAKLSMEIGIEKGRGYVMADRQRNVEHMIGLIPLDSMFSPIRKVNFTVDDTRVGQSVDYDRLTVEIETNGAITPEEALATAARIAQEQFDLFVSFTDRTEPLPETPPNEWDVPVETLNLSVRSFNCLKRAGISKISELLDLSEDEIMKMRNFGKKSLDEIKQVLAERGLSLRQS is encoded by the coding sequence ATGACCACTCTGGAAGCACCCGTCGGCGCAAACATCGAGGTTCGCGAGCGACGCGAGAACTATGCGAAGTTCATCGTCGAACCGCTCGATCGCGGATTCGGCATCACGCTCGGAAACGCGCTGCGCCGGATTCTCCTCAGCTCGATCCCCGGCGCCGCAGTCACGTACATGAAGCTCAACGGCGTGTTGCACGAGTTCTCGACCATCCCGGGGATGGTCGAGGACACGATCGCGCTGATGCTCAATCTGAAAGGACTGCCCGTCAAGCTCAACGGTGACGAGCCCAAAGTCCTGACGCTCAACGCGAACGGAGCGAAGAACGTCATCGCTGGCGACATCACACCGGATGCCGACGTCGAGATCCTCGAGCCCTCGTATCATCTCGCGACGTTGACGGCGAAGGACGCGAAACTCTCCATGGAGATCGGCATCGAAAAGGGGCGCGGCTACGTCATGGCCGATCGCCAGCGCAACGTCGAGCACATGATCGGCCTGATCCCGCTCGATTCGATGTTCTCGCCGATCCGCAAGGTCAACTTCACCGTTGACGACACGCGCGTCGGCCAGAGCGTCGACTACGACCGTCTGACCGTCGAGATCGAGACGAACGGCGCCATCACTCCGGAAGAAGCACTAGCGACCGCCGCGCGGATTGCGCAAGAACAGTTCGATCTCTTCGTATCCTTCACCGATCGGACGGAGCCGCTACCGGAGACGCCGCCGAACGAGTGGGACGTACCGGTCGAGACGCTCAACCTCTCCGTACGCTCTTTCAATTGCCTGAAGCGCGCGGGAATCTCGAAGATCTCCGAGCTACTCGATCTGAGCGAGGACGAGATCATGAAGATGCGCAACTTCGGCAAGAAGTCACTCGACGAGATCAAGCAAGTACTCGCGGAGCGTGGGCTCTCGCTTCGGCAGTCGTAA
- the rpsD gene encoding 30S ribosomal protein S4, translating into MSRYTGPVCRLCRRETAASKTGEKIKLFLKGDRCLSRKCAVERRGTAPGQKTAGKSRTKVSEYGRQLREKQKMRRYYGVHEAQFKNYFREAARVPGQTGRTFLQLLERRLDNIVYRLNLAASRAQARQLVTHRHFKINGKVVNVPSHIVRPGDVVTIGQRSLKSPVFEANLEQARSRRPPDWLEWNEQEHAAKVLQLPAREHIDTPVDEQLIVEYYSR; encoded by the coding sequence ATGTCGCGGTACACCGGACCGGTCTGTCGCCTCTGCCGTCGCGAGACCGCGGCGAGCAAGACGGGCGAGAAGATCAAGCTGTTCCTCAAAGGCGATCGCTGTCTCTCACGCAAGTGCGCGGTCGAGCGGCGTGGAACGGCTCCCGGCCAGAAAACGGCGGGAAAATCGCGCACGAAGGTCTCGGAGTACGGGCGGCAGCTGCGCGAGAAACAGAAAATGCGCCGTTACTACGGCGTGCACGAAGCGCAGTTCAAGAACTACTTTCGCGAGGCGGCTCGCGTTCCGGGACAGACAGGAAGAACGTTCTTACAGTTATTAGAGCGGCGCCTCGACAACATCGTCTACCGGTTGAACCTGGCGGCAAGCCGCGCGCAGGCGCGGCAACTCGTCACGCACCGCCACTTCAAGATCAACGGCAAGGTCGTCAACGTTCCGTCGCATATCGTGAGGCCAGGCGACGTCGTGACCATTGGGCAGCGCAGCCTCAAGTCGCCGGTTTTCGAAGCCAACTTGGAACAAGCGCGCAGCCGGCGCCCTCCCGATTGGCTCGAATGGAACGAGCAGGAGCACGCTGCGAAAGTGCTGCAACTACCAGCCCGCGAGCATATCGACACGCCGGTGGACGAACAGCTCATCGTCGAATACTACTCTCGTTGA
- the trpD gene encoding anthranilate phosphoribosyltransferase encodes MRRILDGGRLDEAEAAALVGAIMDGDVGPSLAAGLLVALAARGETHDEVAGAARAMRERCVRLDHELPVLVDIVGTGGDSSGTINISTMAALVVAAAGVPVAKHGNRAASGVCGSADVLEAAGLRLDASPQRSARMLRETNFTFLFAPHYHPAMKQVAPMRGELGVPTIFNLLGPLTNPARPTHLVVGVARPAAVEIVAAILERMGTSGAVVHGPGGMDEIAGEGATSVLLFGNDVRRFEIDPSAFGVHASLAELSGATRDACLAAFLDVLGGEQSARADVVALNAALALTVAGARPSLEDAFASAREVLASGEALRVFERAKTVAYA; translated from the coding sequence CTGCGCCGTATCTTGGACGGCGGGAGGCTCGACGAAGCGGAGGCGGCCGCCCTCGTCGGGGCCATCATGGACGGCGACGTCGGGCCGAGTCTGGCGGCTGGGCTGCTCGTCGCGCTTGCGGCTCGCGGCGAAACGCATGACGAGGTCGCCGGAGCGGCGCGCGCGATGCGCGAGCGATGCGTGCGTCTCGATCACGAGCTGCCGGTGCTGGTCGACATCGTCGGCACAGGAGGCGACAGCTCGGGGACGATCAACATCTCCACGATGGCTGCCCTCGTCGTCGCAGCGGCAGGCGTTCCCGTTGCGAAGCACGGAAATCGTGCGGCCTCGGGCGTATGTGGCAGCGCCGACGTTCTCGAGGCTGCGGGGTTACGGCTCGATGCGTCACCGCAGCGCAGCGCGCGCATGCTGCGCGAGACGAACTTCACGTTCCTTTTTGCGCCGCACTACCATCCCGCGATGAAGCAGGTCGCGCCGATGCGTGGAGAGCTGGGCGTTCCGACGATCTTCAATCTGCTGGGCCCGCTAACGAACCCCGCGCGCCCGACGCATCTCGTCGTCGGCGTGGCGCGTCCCGCTGCAGTAGAGATTGTGGCTGCCATCCTGGAGCGGATGGGAACGAGCGGCGCGGTCGTGCACGGTCCCGGCGGCATGGACGAAATCGCGGGCGAGGGCGCGACGAGCGTGCTTTTGTTTGGGAATGACGTGCGGCGGTTCGAGATCGATCCGAGCGCCTTCGGCGTGCACGCCTCATTAGCGGAGCTTTCGGGCGCGACGCGGGATGCGTGCCTGGCAGCCTTTCTAGACGTACTGGGCGGAGAGCAATCTGCGCGCGCGGACGTCGTCGCGCTCAATGCCGCGCTCGCGTTGACCGTGGCCGGCGCTCGCCCATCGCTCGAAGATGCATTTGCATCCGCGCGCGAGGTGCTTGCGAGCGGAGAAGCGTTGCGCGTCTTCGAGCGCGCGAAGACGGTTGCCTATGCCTGA
- a CDS encoding copper amine oxidase N-terminal domain-containing protein encodes MKRLGIGVLGTLIVAFFGLAAVAMPSPASAQRNIGKAAVAQAAAPAPDFGSPPSGAIPILYNDHHVYTKPDTLRQSRVLAALVRNGTVLIPLRSMFEQMGASVAYDPSTRTVTVSKAGAEVQVTVGRPVVVVNGESRPLDVPPIMYDGMVLVPVRVISEGMGAYVQWVPDQRVVVVRYLPPTPPPPPPPPQTPAPAPPPPTPAPAPPAHYNDLYVAGDYIISPKVYNEFSPGNTGRSSYAVRGAFEFTTWSIPWMIAGDFRQYQYPHNCASPTDPQCIVTNIGGIGTSFVPSFTARDQDLDARVGIRVAQPRIYIGVGYLWRSNNYGYPSMNGWGFGVEKLPDLDHALSLYGSAWYYPNVRGTYTDSLGAPWLLAYRVLKYQIGLTYVIGNSPIFIDLGWLGDSGRAANANDPASYSHNGPYAGIGIKF; translated from the coding sequence TTGAAACGATTGGGCATCGGGGTTCTAGGAACGCTGATTGTAGCGTTCTTCGGGCTTGCCGCGGTGGCCATGCCGTCTCCCGCGTCGGCGCAGCGTAACATTGGGAAAGCTGCGGTCGCACAGGCGGCGGCTCCCGCACCGGATTTCGGCTCGCCGCCGTCCGGCGCGATTCCGATTCTCTATAACGACCACCACGTATATACCAAACCCGACACGCTGCGGCAGAGCCGCGTGCTCGCGGCGCTCGTCCGCAACGGCACAGTGCTCATCCCGCTGCGCTCCATGTTCGAACAGATGGGCGCATCGGTCGCGTACGACCCGTCGACGCGCACCGTGACCGTCTCGAAAGCGGGCGCGGAAGTCCAGGTAACGGTAGGACGCCCCGTGGTCGTCGTGAACGGCGAGTCGCGTCCGCTCGACGTGCCACCGATCATGTATGACGGCATGGTCCTCGTACCGGTTCGCGTGATCTCGGAAGGCATGGGCGCGTACGTCCAGTGGGTGCCGGACCAGCGCGTCGTCGTCGTACGGTATCTGCCGCCGACGCCGCCTCCGCCTCCGCCTCCGCCGCAGACGCCTGCTCCCGCGCCACCGCCCCCGACACCGGCTCCAGCTCCGCCGGCGCACTATAACGACCTGTACGTCGCCGGAGACTACATCATCTCTCCGAAGGTGTACAACGAGTTCAGCCCCGGAAACACGGGTAGATCTTCGTACGCGGTGCGTGGCGCATTTGAGTTCACCACGTGGAGCATCCCGTGGATGATCGCCGGGGACTTCCGGCAGTACCAGTATCCGCACAACTGCGCGAGCCCAACCGATCCGCAGTGCATCGTTACGAACATCGGCGGCATCGGAACCTCGTTCGTGCCGTCCTTTACGGCGCGCGACCAGGATCTCGACGCTCGCGTGGGTATCCGCGTCGCGCAACCGCGGATCTATATCGGCGTCGGGTACCTTTGGCGCTCGAACAACTACGGGTATCCGAGCATGAACGGCTGGGGCTTCGGCGTGGAAAAACTGCCGGACCTCGATCACGCCTTGTCGCTGTACGGCAGCGCGTGGTACTACCCGAACGTGCGCGGCACGTACACGGACAGCCTAGGCGCGCCATGGCTTCTCGCCTACCGCGTGCTCAAGTACCAGATCGGCCTGACCTACGTCATCGGCAACAGCCCGATCTTCATCGACTTGGGCTGGCTCGGTGACAGCGGCCGGGCCGCCAACGCAAACGACCCGGCGTCTTACAGCCACAACGGGCCGTACGCGGGGATCGGGATCAAGTTCTAG
- a CDS encoding indole-3-glycerol phosphate synthase TrpC produces the protein MPDVLEPIFASALERFAAAERSESYATVRERALARMGERRGFLGALRAADGCAIVAEIKRASPSAGLIARNFDAAAIARSYDDADAISVLTEPDHFLGDLAFVDVARAASRRPILRKDFLGSRYAIAQSAAHGADCVLLIVAALDDRMLAACMDEVSAYAMDALVEVHDEAELERAVRSGARVVGVNNRNLRTLTTDLATSELLLPQVPREVFAISESGMQHAEDLLRLRQAGARGFLIGEALMRAESPGERIASLKAALRADVR, from the coding sequence ATGCCTGACGTGCTGGAGCCGATTTTTGCGTCAGCGCTCGAGCGGTTCGCCGCAGCGGAGCGCTCCGAGTCGTATGCAACGGTGCGGGAACGCGCGCTCGCGCGGATGGGCGAGCGTCGCGGCTTTCTCGGCGCGTTGCGCGCCGCCGATGGCTGCGCGATCGTCGCGGAAATCAAGCGGGCGTCGCCTTCGGCGGGGCTCATCGCGCGGAACTTCGACGCCGCAGCGATTGCCCGCAGCTACGACGACGCGGATGCGATCAGCGTCCTCACGGAGCCCGATCATTTCCTTGGTGATTTGGCATTTGTCGACGTCGCGCGCGCGGCGTCACGGCGGCCGATCTTGCGCAAAGATTTTCTCGGAAGCCGTTATGCAATCGCGCAGTCGGCGGCGCACGGTGCGGACTGCGTGCTGCTCATCGTCGCCGCGCTCGACGACCGGATGCTGGCAGCCTGCATGGACGAGGTCTCGGCGTACGCTATGGATGCGCTCGTCGAGGTACACGACGAGGCCGAGCTCGAGCGTGCAGTGCGCAGCGGAGCGAGAGTCGTCGGGGTGAACAACCGCAACCTGCGCACGCTGACGACCGATCTCGCGACGAGCGAGTTGCTCTTACCGCAGGTTCCGCGGGAGGTCTTCGCGATCAGCGAGAGCGGAATGCAACATGCGGAAGACTTGCTGCGCTTGCGGCAGGCTGGAGCACGGGGATTCCTCATCGGGGAGGCGTTAATGCGCGCAGAATCGCCGGGCGAGCGCATCGCGAGCTTGAAGGCAGCGCTTCGGGCGGACGTTCGCTGA
- the rplQ gene encoding 50S ribosomal protein L17 has translation MAYKRLSRTDGHRRALLRNLATSLFKHEKIETTSTKAKEVSRLAERLITAAMKGDLAARRRVAEYVTEPAVVKKLVEQIAPGFRGRAGGYTRITKTRVRNGDAAELSLVELVR, from the coding sequence ATCGCGTACAAGCGGCTTTCACGAACCGACGGGCATCGGCGCGCGCTGCTGCGCAATCTCGCTACGTCGTTGTTCAAGCACGAGAAGATCGAGACGACGTCCACGAAGGCGAAGGAGGTCAGCCGCTTAGCCGAGCGCCTCATCACGGCGGCGATGAAGGGCGACCTCGCGGCGCGCAGGCGCGTTGCGGAATACGTCACCGAGCCCGCGGTGGTGAAGAAACTGGTCGAGCAGATCGCGCCGGGATTCCGCGGGAGAGCGGGCGGCTATACGCGCATCACGAAGACGCGCGTGCGCAACGGCGACGCCGCGGAGCTGTCGCTGGTGGAGTTGGTGAGGTAG
- the rpsK gene encoding 30S ribosomal protein S11, protein MAAKKQTKTRRKREVKNVQTGVSHIHASFNNTIVTIADAHGNVLSWASAGNLGFKGSKKSTPFAAQMAAEAAARKAMEHGLKTTEVLVRGPGAGREAAIRSLQAAGLEITLIKDVTPIPHNGCRPPKRRRV, encoded by the coding sequence TTGGCTGCCAAAAAGCAAACCAAGACACGCCGCAAGCGTGAGGTGAAGAACGTCCAAACGGGCGTCTCCCACATTCATGCATCCTTCAATAACACCATCGTGACGATTGCCGACGCGCACGGGAACGTACTCTCGTGGGCTTCAGCCGGAAACCTTGGTTTCAAAGGCTCGAAGAAGTCGACGCCGTTCGCGGCCCAGATGGCAGCCGAAGCCGCGGCGCGCAAAGCGATGGAACACGGGCTCAAGACGACGGAAGTGCTCGTCAGGGGACCCGGAGCCGGCCGTGAGGCTGCGATCCGATCGCTGCAAGCGGCTGGCCTGGAGATTACGCTCATTAAGGACGTCACGCCGATTCCGCACAACGGCTGCCGCCCGCCCAAGCGGCGGAGGGTATAA